The Solea senegalensis isolate Sse05_10M unplaced genomic scaffold, IFAPA_SoseM_1 scf7180000015002, whole genome shotgun sequence sequence GGCATTTGGCAAAACCTTTAAATTCCTTTTATGAtacttaattaaataattgtCTCAATCCGTTAATCAAGCCCACACACTTGCCCATAGCAAGTTGATGTGAAAGCATTCATCTTTCAGTATGTATGTGACACTTATTATCATCTGCTGGCACAAGAAGAACATAAACATATGATGGTACTTCATTTATATTATGTAGgaacaatatttaaatgatatatGTAGGAAAATGCAGAAGGAAAATTGTCGGCTCACAGTATTAAAACCTCTAAGTGCCAAGTTTCTCATCTTGtttcaaatgaatgttttgAGGGATTTTAGAAAAGGAATTCTGTTGGTACCATCAAAAGCACCAAGCTCTGTGTTAGTGCTTAAGACTCACATGCTCTCAAAGTGACAAAACACCCATAAAACAATCTAACATAAAGTCAGGAATCATTGAGACTACAGTCCTCTCCaccaaatgtactgtatgtttccccctcactctctaagcTGCTCTATGACTGCTCagtgtcaatatttttttttattatgaaattattgatcaataacgcCCAAAACAAGTTGCCTACCCCATCTTTTTTATTCCCGCAATGAGAAACACTCTGATCCTTCagatttatttgtctttgctACATCTCCTTAAGTGCCTATTAGCATGTCATTAAATGCAACGCGCTGTCAAGCTGTCTATTGTATGCAAAGAGACGACATATGCAATCAATTGATTTTCTCAGAGTGCGTCACCTTCACCGGCACCAGTGATGGACACAATCAACAATTACTGCACAGCTTCCAAAGTTATGGATTTGCTTTTGCCTCTGATGCCCTTTCACTGTTGTGAGCCTTAGTAATGAAACCAGAGCAACTTTGCAAGAACCTTTATTGGGTCTGCCAAACCGGGAAGATGTCAATTATTTCCATTTCACGAGGCCACATTGGTCATTTTCAACATGAAATTGTATTTAGCACTTTCATTGCAAATGTCTTCACATAACAATCCCACTGGAATCCTCCAAAAGCTGCGTGAAAATATACCAGAAAGAGAAACTTTAAACTTAGCTGCGTAACACTCAGCACTCGATTTCACATTGAAGAGAACCTGTAATAAACTCCTCCACTGTTTCACTGTAATTGATGGTGAAATTGTCTCCTATACTTCAGGCGCCGTGAAACCAGGTGGGAGATTTAAGACCTTGGTGTGATTCAAGGTTCCTGCCGCGAGTGAGTGGAGTGCTTGTATCTGTGCAGTGAGTGATGGCCCGTATCACCGCTACGATAgcagttactgctgctgctatttgGCTGAAAGGACTCACTGAGCTTTTTAATCAGCTTGGTCCGCCTTAGTAGGTCATTATATGAATCGGTGGGAGCTGGAGACATGAGAGCGGGGCTGAAGCACAGGGTGTCGAGCCCTCGGACTGGACTTCGGGGGGGGGGAGCACGGTAGGTCAGGGTGGCAGTGGTGATTGGAGAGGACGGAGTGAAGGGGACAAAGTTTCACGCACTTTTCATGAGGCCACTGTTACAAAACGCAggcatgtgtacacacacacagtgtatacaaacacactttctcaTGACATAGAGGGGTTTGTACAActcacacgcatacacacacacacacaaagacaaaacacagacacgcTCTGTCAGACACAGTGGGCCATTGTGTGCGACACTGCTGCCACTGTGTCGCCGTGTAGAGCGTCCTGACACAGCAGCACACGCCTCCTCACACCTAAATGTCATGCACTAATTCTGACATTATTGGTGATGCAGAGTggagcaagtgtgtgtttgtctgtgcgtCCGctcattaaatattttaatgttctATATCGGTGTGAGCGAGTGTCATTGGGTTGTAGACTTTTGGACAccagacattttattttgtcatctttAGAGTCAAAGCAATGAAtcaaaatgaagtaaaataatGCTCAGCCATTAACATTTCattcttttagtttttagtgCTGCACTGTAAGGTTAATTAACAtgaatgaaatacaaaaaaagagagaaaaataatcacagagCTCAAATGTGGTATTTTCTGCCCCCTAAATTCCTCCACAAGCATTTAATTATCATATCACAATGAAAAAGGAACAAGCCTACAAATTAAATTTTTTGCACCAAAGTATTCATCCAAATTGTTGCTGTCTGACTCAACAACGCGGCcatgtgtctttgtcttgtttgtcttcGTGCCAGGCAGAGACTGATAACAGCATTCACTTGTCTCCTCGTAACAGCAGATGATGTACTGTGATGAGGAGAAGAGGTGACTGTAAAACTGtcaccaccagcagcacaggCACAAACATTGACTCTTTTGTGGCCCAATTTTCAGGCCTTCTTCTGGGTGAGCCGCTGATTGGCGGCCTCATAGTCTCAGTGGGTCGGGTTTTCATGAATTGCAGAATAACAAAACTCTTGAAAGACGTGAGAACATCTTTAGTGTTCTCTTGAGGCAGGGCTAGAAGTAAAAGCCTCATTTAGAGCTTCAGGTACATTAGTAACAAggaattctctctctctcactctctcagaaATTAAtattaaagacattttcaattGGTGAGACTTGTTTACCTTGCACTACCCTCATGCATGGGTGATTAACCTTCTATTGATTTGTTTAACTTTTCATGGATTTTTCTCACTGAGCTCCAGATGACTGCatggatgatgtgtgtgtgtgtgtgtggccacttTAGCAGATACACCTCACTATTTAAACAGTACTGCAAGCAGCTGAGCAGGTGTGGCCtggccatttatttatttatgtttgtagtTTATTAAACTATGAGTCAGATGctttatataacatttaaatcacaagCAAAAACCAACAAAGTGTGAACTAGGCTTCACCTGCTATTTCCGTTCTCAAGCTCTCAAACGTCATCAGTGGCTGATGCATCCTGTGACTGTTGTGCATGTAGGGGCTCAGTTATTTCATTAATGGCAATTATATAAGCATTCAATGAATTTCATGTGGTCATTTGTCGttgaaataaatcagaaagcttgtacGCTGATGCAGTGAACATGTACAAAATCAGGACATTTGATATTAGTAAGAGATGTTGACGAAATCCTGTCCATGCTGTATAATACGATGTACTGTGGTATGATGCCCTGTGCCGTCATTATCTGTAGTGAGCTGCCAAATCACTTTCagtaatgatgtcattatttgaATGACCTCAATCTgtctggttttaaaaaaatatcagtgAATGAAGTCAATGTCAGCACTGCTAcatacacgcacgcacgcagacacacatgtttccatgacttcagaggacattacattgacttacattcatttcctgaagaCTTAGTCTGACCTCTACCTTAATTACTACCggtctaatcctaatcctaaccctgaccctaaaatgaacctaaccctgacctcagcctcactttaaaacatgtcttcaccttaaaatgtagtattttATGATATTGGGACTTgacttttgtgtgtgcataatgtgactgtgtgaacagagtTAGGTCCCCACACCATAAGGAataacaggtaaacacacacatacacacacagtctcacctGTGAAACTCTTTTAGGGCCTTCATTGGAGCATTCGGAAGACCGACAGCTCATTTCACTGAGTGATGGCAGataatgtgtttcattttccgTCCGTTAGTGAGAATTTATTCCTCATGAGTGTGGAAACTCATAAACTCACACTGGCATATTATAATTATCAGTATGAAAAGGAGGGAATTGATCACAAATGCTTAGTGATGGAACCTTAGGGcctgtccacacagaaacaaatttAGGTGAATCTGcatagtttttttatatatatatatattttttattaaattggcttttcatccacatggaaatggtgttttgggagcactgaaacagtgttttttcaaaatggGTCCTTGAGTGGGAGCATTTCAAAAGCAGCCGACAAGAATACACTACTTATGGAAAACGtgtgatgtcatagtcccacctctctctttgTCACCGTTTTCGTAATCATAcccttgtgtttggagattgtttggcagTGTGCCTTTTGTCATTAGTTACTTTCAATACTCAGTGACTTCAGACATGGGaatgaagacaaaaataaaagattaacagtgaaactgaatagtaaaaaaggggaagagaaaacaaaacctatttttacagacattatttttacttgaattaaCAATACAGATTAGTGGTTGTTCCGCACACAGTCAGCTGTACTGCACAGTACATGTACACTTCTCTTCAGCATGGTCACAATGCATCTACAACCACCTCCCAGAGTGGTTTGGCAGATTGGATAACAACCTGTCCTCAATGCGTCTCAGGTGTATTcacacctgtacttacaagtggtcaggGGACAGATTTTGTGTTGTGGTGTCTCTAGATTTTTTATTAAACAGTATCTTGATATTGTGATGATTTTACCTTGGCAGATAATTGATATTTAGAAGTGTGAAAGACATAGTTGTGTCACTGGGATCATGTTTTATAATCtcttcaaaaaataaacatttggcaGTAATTGTTTCTCTGTgatagtgtttttcttttccattttataCATAGAAACCTATTTCATGATCAAGATCTGACCTAAAGAATCTGTATAACATTTGGGCAGTGCCATTTTTAGCCATGAAAATCCAAAGTGTAACATTCTTATCTGCAGTCAGAGAGCTGATTGAGGTCAATCTGTGATTTGCTGCCCTGGGGAGTGGCTGTGATATCACCAGAGGGATTATAGTTGCTCAAGTTCCTCATGTTTAACACTTCTTCGAACTCTGTGTCTTCTGCTTCCTGCTAAGGACATGATAGGCCTGAAATACCATGGTACACCGAGCATTTGCACTGTTCAGAAAAGCCAAACCGTGCCAATAGCATCGTCTTCTTCACCAGTTGTTAAGGTTACAGGAGCGAGACTCCTTTGTCAGCTCTCCGACAAAAAATTGCCACCAGACGACGAGTCATTCAGATAAACATCAAAACTTCTTGTCTCATTGCGCTCTGAATAATGCATGCTAACAACCTAAGCTGGCAGGACATGATGAACTCTGAAATTACTGCAATGCGTCTGTGTCATGGAACATCTTGCATTTAATTTAGGCTCACGTGCTGCGAGTAAAGCTCTCACCTTTTTGTGCCGTGTGCAGTTcaccacaaaaacagacagtggaAACAATCTTTCCccactgtttttttcatgtcatttaaaagtaGAAGCACTCTCTTTTTGCTTATGTAGTCCATTAATGTTTCTCAACAAGGCTTtgattgtgaaatatttgcatggCTTCATACTAAAGAGTTCTGGTATTTAGTTATGAggcattttaaaaagtaattcaTTTCTGGCCATTTTTAAAGGCAAATCTAatgtaaaacacaacagcagccaTGTGGGAACAACGTGTGAGGTCATGGACTGCATAGGCAGCCAGTTTGGCTGAGGCAGTTCCGTGCTTGCTCGGCCACTGTCACCATTATTTATATCAAATTCACCATAGTGTCAAATGACAACGTATTTTTTCACAAAGTACTAAACTTTACATAGTTTACATGGTTTATGCTCACACAACATGCCGAGGTACAGACCTCAGGAGGTACCGCATGACACTCAGGGCACAGTGATGTTGTTTCTGGCGGTAGCACCAAATGTACTCTGACGAGTATAAACCAGGCTTCAGAGTGTGCAGCCATCTGCTTTTGCTGGTTGGTTCCTGTTGAGGGAGGgtgaaggagaggtggaggCAGAAATGAGGAACAGTTGTGTGAGAATAGCGATGGTGCCTGTTTTCCTTCACTAAGAAGGTTATGTTTTCTGTGCGGCTTTGTCTGTCAGGATTACTAAAAACTACTGAACaggtatatttatttatttattttgatttaatgtgagGGTCAGGCTAAGGAACAACATATTCAACTTTGAAGTAGATGCAATCATGAGAGTAGATACATTGAGTTTTTCAACAATTTGGTCATACCTTTAAGAACTTGAGATCGTTAAAAACTAGATAGATTTGTCATCCAAATCTATCCTTtgctttttgagttatgctgctcacaaacaggcAGACAATGTAAAGTccattaaatacagtatatgtgaggGAAGTTTTGAAGAATTTGTGGTGTTTGGCTGTGTCGTGGAGAGTGCAGTCTTTGACAGAATGTGAAACCTGGCGGAGAAAGcgattttgataatcagttgTTGATAAACGCTTGTGTGTTGCTGTCTTGTCTCCGTCTTATTttaactgtttgtatttgtgtccatgtgcatgtgtgtgaataatGTCATTACCTCTGCTTTGATTCCCCCGATTTAATCAGCAGAGGCTCCTGGGTTTCATATTCCTGCTGCTGATGCCATTGACCATCAAAGGCAGCTAAAGAAAACCCTGGATGTTTCTTGTTAGTCGCAGGTCCTGCCTGTAGATAATTCAGTTTACGATTAGATAAAACGTTGTCCGTTCATATTCTGTCCTGCATTCACAAGCTCATTCAATCCCTTACCATCACCAGATGTATGATACTAAAACATAAAAGAGCACATGTAGCATAAAGACATTGTGCAGACATTGACTTATTTGACTGTTTGCGTGGCCCATTCCTCAGCGGAAATGTAGGTATTGGAGGAGTATGATCAAAGTCAATTTGTTGGAGCTCAGTCAAGAGTTTAGAAGTGGGAGTGATGCACCACTTTGTGGCACATCCCCTGCAGCCATGAGATTTTGGCAAATGAACCCAAATTAGTCTCCATAACACTTTTAGTGTTTTCCTTTACTGGATTTAAATGGCCCTGCGTCGGTCCTGTCCAGTTGAACAATCTTCACAGATAAAGTCAGTGTGGCAGGTCCAGGACAGTGCTCTTTCCACGTCCACCCCCCGCCTATTTGACtaatggtgtttgtttttgtggtgtgcATGCTGTGGTCACATCCCAGAGGAAAAGAGCGAGAGAAGGTTCACATTTTCTGGGGACTATTCATCGTACACCAGTGGAACCTTTACCATTAGAAATCATGTCAGCCTgttgtgaaataaaatatttaaaggtgacatagaatgcttgtatcacacttatatgttagttatggaggtctacttacatatattaacttgttttcatggttaaaaacctcctaatcactgcaaacgagccgatcaaaatatcttcTCACTGACGcactcgtcagccgcgctgtttcagaccaaaaccacacccccagaacgtggactgtgttgtgattggccagccaacgagagctttcccactgtcctgtgattggccaggtacctggaagtgacataattggtagtccagctctcagatacacagctccccctctggcacggtggatgctctgcatctcagcagctacaagagtagttcttcttcttctgcggttaaatgtacgcaaccggatgtacccggactagtgcccgcaccaggaggcgctacggtggtgagaggagtggtgaggatttctgatgatgacatcaaattaaggaagtgccgatccgcttcgcagagcccaggaaaacaatacaacactattttctcagcagtggctgaaccgTTTGTTCTGAAattttagggtttcataaacgaggtaatgacgcagatacacacacaaacgcagcgttaattggagcttccggtctatgtcgcctttaaggaaaagtgttttttaagtgtttgacGTTGTAGTGATTTGTAGATTGTGTTTGGCCAGTCAATGTGCGTGTTGTCTTGACAACTGCCTTTGTgatattttctgaaatgtttcatATCCTGATTTACAAAAGTAATGGAAAATTTTTCATACTTGAAAAAAATCTGTTAGATTAATTGAAATTCACATaaattgttgatatttttctctctctccaaaaTTAAACCCCCGTAGACCATTTCCCACTCCCTAATGCTTCTGCCATCTGTCTTCCTTGAAAGGTTTTGCCCGAGATAAAAACTGCTGATGGTATTAATTTGAAATTCTTGTGTGTGACATTTGGATCCTCAGCAAGTGTTTACAAATAATTTGCCTGAAACCAATTTGCTGTATTTAACACATCTCTCAGCAGGGAAAGGTCATGAATGTACTCACATCACTCTGCTGGAAACTTTTACATATGCATCTAAAAGTTGGAAGAGTCTTAGAAGTTAGGGTGCTGCACTCGCCTGCCTCTGAGTTGACACTGAAAGTAACACTGTAAGACTGTAAGAATTGATTGTACTGCTTGCTTCCGGTCCCTGATTTTCAGCAGGAAATGTATTGTAGGTTTGGTGGCAGACTGACGagatgtagcagcagcagcagcagcagcagcacaatggAGTGTTAGTTTCAACAACTGCAGGGTTTCTATAGCTGAAGGTTACATACATAAGCATATTTATATCTGTTAGCGTGTAATATTGTGTCAGTCATTTGTAAAACAACATACATCCATTTTATGTAAATCATGACATATAATTTGATTTAGTGTATTTGTTCTCAGCATTAGGAAGTGCTGGACTTAAGGGTGGGCCAATTTTCACCATATCGCCCACCTCTAGCTGGCATACTGCATTTTAACACAGTGTTAAAATGCAGTATTTAttgtgttctgtgtctgtggagagcCGTTTTGTGTGTCCAGCCTGTGGTGCAGGTTCATTCCTAAACAAGGATCCGTGCCAGTCAAGTGTTCCATGCATGCGTACACATCTCATATTCCATTGCAGTTGCATTGTACCCTCATTTGTCCGTCTAGGCTCCGCATGTTTTTGAACCAACACGAAAATGGGCGCATAGTGCGGCCCCTAGTGATACACGGAAATGATGTAATAACAGTTTTTCTGACTATATTTTACGGTTGATATTGTTcttatttaacaataaaaataaaaatataaactctAACATACTAACAAACTGGACAGAACctaaacagacaaataaaagtgCTGGCCCACATGTAGCACTGCATAGAACAATAAAAAGGTGTTTCACATTGTAAATATTAAGTTGTTCAGCTCTTTTCTGTATATAATGTGCTTACTAGCATTATTTTAAGTATGAGTGGTTCTGCATTTAAACGTATCACTCGGACAAAAGCTGTATATCAGTGTTAACTAAATGTTTCAGCGAGTGATTCACTTATTAAAGACACAAATCCCCATGAACCAATTCACAATGTTATTTGTGATGAGCACATTTGTGAATGTTGTATTGTTTCTAGGTAAACCAGCGTTCAGAGCTGTATTGCAGATCTTAAATATGGCCTTAAACTGCCCAAAACATGTCTGTGGGCCAAGAGCCAGTCTCTCGGAATCACTATTGTAGATGATTATCTGCACATTATGCTACACTTTTGATTTCATCACTTATCGTGTAGCCTCAGATCATCAGATCATCGCACAGAAAAGTAAAGCTCTTACATTCAGCCAAAGTAAATCGATGTGACAGTGACATGAAACATCCCCTCTTCAACTCAGTGTCTGGGTACTTTTCCCCCCTcttaatcagttttttttttttaccatcatACTGGTACACACTTGAAGTATCCAGGAAGCGGTTAACTTTCATGGCGGATGGCAGATAAAAGTTTGTAATGGCTCACAAAGCAAATGGAAAACTGAGAACTGTGACCCACGCTCAGTCGTTTAGATAAGAATAGTTATTGGTTTTCATTTCCTTTGAGGTACATTTGTACATTATTGTTTCACCTTGATGTAAACCTCTCTGTTGGAAACTGTTACATGTATCACAGTACAcggatgaaaagaaaaaaggtcagacaagaagacaacaCAAACCACAGCACTGGGTGACATGGTAGCGTGAAGCCAGGTCTCCAAAATGCATCTCTGTGCACTGTCTATATAAATGTCTATATTTCCCCAGTGGCCAAAGATTTAGTCTAGGTTTTGCACTGCGTTAAAGTACATCCACCTTGTATTCACTGATGTATTAAAGTTTCACGGAATAAAGATTTGTGTTTGCAGTAGCTCAATTCTTTCTCTTTGCTCACTCAGGAGGTTCACCACTGCTGAAAGGATGATGCAGAGGGCGAGAGGAGACCACAGACGAAGGTGCAGCCCGCGCTAGAAAAAATACACCCTCGCTCCTCATTTTCACCGCCCCATCACTGCTGTTCCGTCCCCCAGCGTCATGGCCAACCATCTGGAGCTGAtccaggagctgcagcagctggacaaAGTGCCTAGTCTGGAGAGGCTGCGGGCGGCCCAGAAGCGTCGCACGCAGCAGCTGAAGAGATGGGCCGTGTACGAGAAGGAGATGCAGAGCAAGAAGCGAAAGGCAGAAAAGAAAGGACGCAGCGCTAACCATCTTCAGCATGGGGAGTCCAAGAAGCACGTGTCGTTTGCCGCCAGCGTGGCGCTTCTGGAGGCATCTGCCAGGAATGATCCAGACGAAGGTAAATAAGGAAATTGGAAGTGtagatttgtgttttaaaatgaatcacataAGCTAcatatgaagaatatgaagtACATTTGAAACACATGGCAAAAACAAACTCTATCCACTGGGGATTTATTTACGTTCTTATGTGCAGGTGTTTCATTCATATGCTGATTGAGAAACTGAGTGCAAGGCTCAgtgatgacacatttgaataatTACTTTAATTTCAGCCCCACCTCACTATTTCAGGTGGATATCAAAATGCCAAGGTCAGGGAAACGATTAGCTGGGCCTGCCCACTTAAACTGCTCGGGCTAGTCTCTCCATTTGAACTGAATTTGTTCTGCAAGAAGTTTTATCATCGGGAAATAATGGAATTGTCACAGTGAGATGAGACTCTGTCagtcttttaattaaaatttctATGGATGGTGTCCCCCTATTTGTAGATAAtaattgttttccttcagtACAAACAGTCCTTGGAATGATTTGGCTGCTCTATCAATGTGACAGCGATGCAGATATGATAACTGTCTGCTCTTTTAGATTAAGCATCTAATTTAACTTCACCTTAACTTTAAAATTaggttgaactttttttttttttaattataccAAATTCAGCCCACGTCTATACTGCCGTTCGTCCTCTTTACAGATGGAAACCACCACAAAGGGgcatttattttaatagtaagttgtgaatgaacacacacaaacacacacacacacgtgaactgGCATTGTGTAAGCCCCAGCTGGAGTGAGAGTCAGTGGAAGCCTTGGGATTAGTGTTGTCTCGATGGTGTTTTGGATGGATTTTACCGTGATGCATAACCTAAATAGAgagttgattaaaaataaaaatagcaagCAGTAACAGGATATATCATCTGACTGTTTTTGAACTTAAAAGCATTGAAATTTCATCAGTTATTTTGCTGCCTTTGGCGATTCAATTGTAATTTTGTGTTGTTGCGTCAAAGGTTTCAGAAG is a genomic window containing:
- the LOC122761800 gene encoding protein phosphatase 1 regulatory inhibitor subunit 16B-like, which codes for MANHLELIQELQQLDKVPSLERLRAAQKRRTQQLKRWAVYEKEMQSKKRKAEKKGRSANHLQHGESKKHVSFAASVALLEASARNDPDE